The proteins below are encoded in one region of Methylobacillus flagellatus KT:
- the hemA gene encoding glutamyl-tRNA reductase produces MHLFTVGVNHTTAPVSIRENVAFQNEHLSGALRDLNSHGIREAAILSTCNRTELYCNTDDPQKALEWLANYHRLKPQAIAPYMYTLPQENAVKHAFRVASGLDSMVLGEAQILGQMKQAVRIAENAGTLGTLLHKLFQRTFSVAKEVRTNTNIGANSVSLAAASTRLAQRIFGALNNQHVLFIGAGEMIELCAEHFAAHRPLSLTVANRTLERGQELAASIGGTSMLLADLPDRLAEFDIVITSTASQLPIVGLGMVERAIRARKHKPMFMVDLAVPRDIEPEAGELDDVFLYTVDDLAQIVQEGMENRQEAAAEAEAIIDMRVENFMQWLKTRSAVPTIRALREQAERHRLNELEKARKLLARGHDPAQVLDALSNALTNKLLHGPSHALNSATGEDREQLEATLRQLYQIHH; encoded by the coding sequence ATGCACTTATTTACAGTCGGCGTTAATCACACGACCGCACCAGTTTCAATACGTGAGAACGTCGCTTTCCAGAACGAGCATCTCAGTGGCGCCCTGCGCGACTTGAACTCTCACGGCATTCGCGAGGCCGCCATCCTGTCGACCTGCAACCGCACCGAACTCTACTGCAATACCGATGACCCGCAAAAGGCCCTGGAGTGGCTGGCGAACTATCACAGACTTAAGCCGCAAGCCATTGCTCCTTACATGTACACCCTGCCCCAGGAAAATGCCGTCAAACATGCTTTCCGCGTGGCTTCCGGACTCGATTCCATGGTACTGGGAGAGGCCCAGATACTGGGCCAGATGAAGCAGGCAGTCCGCATTGCGGAAAATGCCGGTACCTTGGGCACACTGTTGCATAAACTATTCCAGCGCACCTTCTCCGTCGCCAAGGAAGTGCGTACCAATACCAATATCGGCGCCAACTCGGTCTCGCTGGCGGCGGCCAGCACCCGCCTGGCACAGCGTATCTTCGGCGCCCTGAACAACCAGCATGTGCTGTTCATTGGCGCAGGCGAAATGATTGAACTCTGTGCCGAGCATTTCGCAGCACACCGACCCTTATCACTGACTGTCGCCAACCGTACGCTGGAACGCGGCCAAGAGCTGGCTGCCAGCATTGGTGGCACCAGCATGCTGCTGGCCGATCTACCCGATCGCCTCGCGGAATTCGACATCGTCATCACCTCAACTGCCAGCCAATTGCCCATTGTGGGCCTGGGGATGGTGGAGCGCGCTATCCGCGCCCGCAAGCACAAGCCCATGTTCATGGTGGACCTGGCAGTGCCGCGCGATATCGAGCCCGAAGCAGGAGAACTCGATGATGTGTTCCTTTACACCGTGGACGACCTGGCCCAGATAGTCCAGGAAGGGATGGAGAACCGCCAGGAAGCCGCGGCGGAAGCCGAAGCCATCATCGACATGCGCGTGGAAAACTTCATGCAATGGTTGAAAACCCGCAGCGCGGTACCGACCATCCGTGCCTTGCGCGAGCAGGCGGAGCGCCACCGCCTCAACGAGCTGGAAAAGGCCCGCAAGTTACTTGCCCGCGGGCATGATCCTGCACAGGTTCTGGACGCACTGAGCAACGCCCTGACCAACAAGTTGCTGCACGGCCCCAGCCATGCACTTAACAGTGCTACCGGTGAAGATCGCGAACAGCTGGAAGCGACATTGCGCCAGCTATACCAGATTCACCACTAG
- a CDS encoding AmpG family muropeptide MFS transporter produces MNKQGWGAALKAVVSGRMLVALMMGFASGLPLLLTGSTMQAWLKESGVDLAMIGAAAMIGLPYTLKFLWAPLFDRYTIPLFGRRRGWLALSQLALVLALLGLSMSDPASSLWGVAAAALLVTFFSASQDIVIDAYRRESLSDQELGLGSAMFVNGYRVGMLLAGGGGLILADLLTFPKMYQLMALFMGLCILVTLFSPEPREAAGSPRTLREAVVEPFLEFFKRPEAITILAFILLYKLGDTLASAINVPFYLDLGFSKSEIGAIAKLFGFWATLIGGTLGGIWILRIGLYRSLWLFGFLQMASTFGFVLLAQVGYNLPMLTGVIAVENFTGGLGTAAFVGFMGAMTDRRFTATQYALLSSLMGVPRVILSTPTGWMAGEMGWTMFFFLCTVLAIPGLLMIRRFRGWERHA; encoded by the coding sequence ATGAACAAGCAAGGCTGGGGGGCTGCCCTCAAGGCCGTGGTAAGCGGGCGCATGCTGGTGGCGCTGATGATGGGATTCGCGTCGGGATTGCCCCTGCTCCTGACGGGCTCCACCATGCAGGCATGGCTCAAGGAGTCGGGTGTCGACCTTGCCATGATAGGCGCAGCGGCGATGATAGGCCTGCCGTATACACTCAAGTTCCTATGGGCGCCGCTGTTCGATCGTTATACCATTCCGCTGTTTGGGCGGCGGCGCGGCTGGCTGGCCCTGAGCCAATTGGCATTGGTGCTCGCCTTGCTGGGCTTGAGTATGAGCGACCCGGCCAGCAGTCTTTGGGGCGTGGCTGCTGCGGCCTTGCTGGTAACCTTTTTCTCGGCATCTCAGGACATTGTCATCGATGCCTATCGCCGCGAAAGCTTGTCCGATCAGGAGCTGGGCCTGGGGTCCGCCATGTTCGTCAACGGTTACCGCGTCGGCATGCTGCTCGCTGGCGGCGGTGGCCTGATTCTTGCCGACCTGCTGACGTTTCCCAAAATGTACCAGCTCATGGCCCTATTCATGGGCTTGTGCATCCTGGTGACGCTATTCTCCCCCGAGCCCAGGGAAGCCGCAGGCAGCCCCCGTACCCTGCGTGAAGCCGTGGTGGAGCCGTTCCTGGAGTTCTTCAAGCGGCCCGAGGCCATCACCATCCTTGCCTTCATCCTGCTCTACAAGCTGGGCGACACCCTGGCTTCGGCCATCAACGTGCCTTTCTATCTCGACCTGGGTTTCAGCAAGAGCGAGATTGGCGCCATCGCCAAGCTGTTCGGCTTCTGGGCTACCCTGATAGGCGGCACGCTGGGCGGTATCTGGATATTGCGTATCGGGCTGTATCGCTCATTGTGGTTGTTCGGCTTCCTGCAAATGGCATCGACTTTCGGCTTTGTGTTGCTGGCGCAGGTGGGATACAACCTGCCCATGCTGACTGGCGTCATCGCGGTAGAGAATTTTACCGGTGGCCTGGGCACTGCCGCCTTCGTCGGCTTCATGGGCGCGATGACCGACAGGAGATTCACCGCTACCCAATACGCCTTGCTATCCAGTCTCATGGGCGTGCCGCGTGTGATTCTCTCCACGCCGACGGGATGGATGGCCGGGGAAATGGGCTGGACCATGTTCTTCTTCCTGTGCACCGTGCTTGCCATACCGGGCCTGCTCATGATCCGACGCTTCAGGGGCTGGGAGCGGCATGCCTGA
- the metW gene encoding methionine biosynthesis protein MetW — protein sequence MSTTEIVKEAESRHDFALIANWIQPQSKVLDLGCGNGSLLSFLREKLGVKGYGVDKDDDNVLACIGHGVNVIQMDLEAGLAGFDSLSFDYVILSQTLQAMVNTEGVLREMLRVGKQGIITFPNFGYWRHRIQLMAGHMPVSDNIPHQWYNTPNLHLCTIDDFEALCDKMNIRITDRIVINEGNTVSFMPNLFGSLAIYRFEQAAWPVSY from the coding sequence ATGAGCACAACGGAAATTGTCAAAGAAGCAGAAAGCCGCCATGATTTTGCGTTAATCGCAAACTGGATACAGCCTCAATCCAAGGTCCTCGATCTGGGTTGCGGCAACGGCTCCCTGCTATCTTTCCTGCGCGAGAAGCTTGGCGTCAAGGGCTACGGCGTAGACAAAGACGACGATAATGTGCTGGCCTGCATTGGCCATGGCGTGAATGTGATTCAGATGGATCTTGAAGCAGGTTTGGCGGGATTTGACTCCCTGTCCTTCGATTATGTCATCCTATCCCAGACCTTGCAGGCGATGGTCAATACCGAAGGCGTGTTGCGCGAGATGCTGCGCGTAGGCAAGCAAGGCATCATCACCTTCCCCAACTTCGGCTACTGGCGCCACCGCATCCAGCTCATGGCTGGGCATATGCCGGTGTCGGACAATATCCCGCACCAGTGGTACAACACGCCCAACCTGCACCTATGCACCATCGACGACTTCGAAGCACTGTGCGACAAGATGAATATCCGCATTACCGATCGTATCGTTATCAACGAAGGCAATACCGTTAGCTTCATGCCCAACCTGTTTGGTAGCCTGGCCATCTACCGTTTCGAGCAGGCAGCTTGGCCAGTCAGTTATTGA
- a CDS encoding sulfite exporter TauE/SafE family protein — MPELSLFAALLVGLLGGGHCAGMCGGIVGAVSMSMPGSRPQWRLLLAYNLGRIGSYGIAGVIAGAVGASSFFLQHLLPVGKILYALANIMLILLGLYLANFWHGVIALERIGTVLWKWLQPFSKRWLPVRNIAQAGMLGAIWGWLPCGLVYSVLIAALATGSPVQGGVLMLAFGIGTLPTLLAMGMAAVRLKAWLQRLWVRRVSGLAVLLFGVLGLMRLWF; from the coding sequence ATGCCTGAGCTCAGCCTGTTCGCTGCCCTGCTGGTTGGCCTGTTGGGCGGTGGACATTGTGCGGGAATGTGCGGCGGCATCGTGGGCGCTGTGAGCATGAGCATGCCTGGTAGCCGCCCTCAGTGGCGCTTGCTGCTGGCCTATAATCTCGGGCGCATCGGTAGCTATGGCATCGCCGGCGTGATTGCTGGCGCGGTAGGTGCCAGCAGCTTCTTTCTGCAGCATCTGCTGCCGGTCGGCAAGATATTATATGCGTTAGCGAATATCATGTTGATTCTACTGGGACTCTATCTTGCCAATTTCTGGCATGGCGTGATTGCCCTGGAGCGTATCGGTACGGTGTTGTGGAAGTGGCTGCAGCCTTTCAGCAAACGCTGGCTGCCGGTACGCAACATTGCCCAGGCGGGCATGCTGGGCGCGATCTGGGGCTGGCTGCCTTGCGGACTGGTCTATAGCGTGTTGATTGCCGCTCTGGCAACAGGCAGCCCAGTGCAGGGCGGGGTACTGATGCTGGCTTTCGGTATCGGAACATTGCCCACTCTGCTGGCGATGGGCATGGCGGCGGTACGTCTCAAAGCGTGGCTACAGCGGCTGTGGGTTAGGCGTGTCAGCGGCTTGGCGGTGCTGCTGTTTGGCGTGCTTGGCTTGATGCGCCTCTGGTTTTGA
- a CDS encoding DMT family transporter, translating into MPPFLAKFFSSRQQALGVLFALVSAIGFSAKAIFVKLAYVEPVDAVTLLALRMAFSVPFFIVAMFYGQEKAVAMQRRDWLAVLVLGFIGYYLASFLDFLGLQYISAGLERLILFLYPTMVVLISALLFRERIGRTVMVALLLSYAGIVLVFVHDFSMSGDGLFLGGGLVFASAFAYAVYLVGAGHTIARIGAMRFTAYAMTVACLACIAQFLLTHPLDALRQSGRVYVLTANMALFSTVLPAFALAAAMKRIGSMQTSMIGALGPVATIYLAYVFLGEQLSLIQFLGSVLVLVGVMMISLRKKK; encoded by the coding sequence ATGCCTCCGTTTCTTGCAAAATTCTTTTCCTCGCGTCAGCAGGCGTTGGGGGTATTGTTTGCGCTGGTGTCGGCGATTGGTTTTTCCGCCAAGGCGATTTTCGTCAAGCTAGCCTATGTCGAGCCTGTCGATGCGGTGACGCTGCTAGCCTTGCGCATGGCATTCTCGGTGCCGTTCTTCATCGTTGCCATGTTTTACGGACAGGAAAAAGCAGTGGCGATGCAGCGGCGCGATTGGCTTGCGGTGCTGGTCCTGGGCTTCATCGGATATTATCTTGCGAGCTTCCTGGACTTTCTCGGCCTGCAATACATCAGCGCCGGGCTGGAGCGCCTGATCCTGTTCCTCTATCCGACCATGGTGGTGCTCATCAGCGCGTTGTTGTTCCGCGAACGTATCGGCAGGACGGTGATGGTTGCACTCTTGCTGAGCTATGCCGGCATCGTGCTGGTGTTCGTGCATGACTTCAGCATGAGCGGTGATGGCTTGTTTTTGGGCGGCGGATTGGTGTTTGCCAGCGCGTTTGCCTATGCGGTCTACCTGGTCGGGGCGGGGCATACCATTGCCCGCATCGGGGCCATGCGCTTCACGGCGTATGCGATGACGGTGGCTTGTCTGGCCTGCATAGCCCAGTTCCTGTTGACGCATCCGTTGGATGCATTGCGGCAATCGGGCCGGGTTTATGTCCTGACGGCGAATATGGCGCTTTTTTCCACGGTATTGCCGGCATTTGCCCTCGCGGCCGCCATGAAGCGCATAGGGTCAATGCAGACCTCAATGATAGGCGCGTTGGGGCCGGTAGCGACGATTTACCTAGCATACGTCTTCCTCGGCGAGCAATTGTCGCTGATCCAGTTCCTGGGGTCGGTGCTGGTGCTGGTCGGGGTGATGATGATTAGTTTGCGGAAGAAGAAGTGA
- a CDS encoding homoserine O-succinyltransferase MetX, with amino-acid sequence MQDSSSVGIVAPQIAHFQQPLILKSGEALPSFEIVYETYGTLNSDKSNAVLICHALSGNHHAAGRYKEDDKYPGWWDNLIGPGRPLDTNKFFVIALNNLGGCHGSTGPASIEPATGKPWGSRFPMVTVEDWVKSQAMLLDHLGITQLAAVVGGSLGGMQALQWTLDFPERVRHALVIASAPNLTAQNLAFNEVARQAIMTDPEFHNGDYYEHGVIPNRGLRIARMLGHITYLSDDAMGAKFGRKLRDGSLKYNFEVEFEMESYLRYQGDKFAAAFDANSYLRMTKALDYFDPAFAHGGDLSLALAKAKADFLVVSFTSDWRFSPARSREIVKALLDNELSVSYAEVTAAHGHDAFLMPDPHYHQILRAYLAKIDTGASA; translated from the coding sequence ATGCAAGATTCTTCATCTGTCGGCATCGTCGCCCCGCAAATCGCCCATTTCCAGCAACCGCTCATACTGAAAAGCGGCGAAGCGCTTCCCTCATTCGAGATCGTCTACGAGACCTATGGCACATTGAACAGCGACAAATCCAATGCCGTCCTGATCTGCCACGCACTGTCAGGCAATCATCACGCCGCAGGCCGGTACAAGGAGGACGACAAGTATCCCGGCTGGTGGGATAACCTGATTGGGCCTGGCCGGCCGCTGGATACCAACAAGTTCTTCGTCATCGCACTCAACAACCTGGGCGGATGCCACGGCAGCACCGGCCCGGCCAGCATTGAGCCAGCCACAGGCAAGCCCTGGGGCTCCCGTTTCCCCATGGTCACGGTAGAGGACTGGGTCAAGTCCCAGGCCATGCTGCTTGACCATCTCGGCATTACCCAACTGGCGGCCGTCGTCGGTGGCAGCCTGGGCGGCATGCAGGCATTGCAATGGACGCTGGATTTTCCCGAGCGCGTACGCCATGCGCTGGTAATCGCTTCCGCCCCCAACCTCACCGCGCAGAACCTGGCCTTCAATGAAGTCGCGCGCCAAGCCATCATGACCGATCCCGAGTTCCACAATGGCGACTATTATGAACACGGCGTAATTCCCAATCGCGGCCTGCGCATCGCCCGCATGCTGGGCCACATCACTTACCTTTCCGATGACGCCATGGGCGCGAAATTCGGCCGCAAGCTGCGCGATGGCAGCCTGAAGTATAACTTCGAGGTAGAGTTCGAGATGGAGTCCTACCTGCGCTACCAGGGCGACAAGTTTGCTGCTGCGTTCGACGCCAATAGCTACCTGCGCATGACCAAGGCGCTCGATTACTTCGACCCCGCCTTTGCACACGGCGGCGATCTCAGCCTGGCGCTTGCCAAGGCCAAGGCAGATTTTCTGGTCGTGTCGTTCACCAGTGACTGGCGCTTCTCGCCAGCTCGTTCGCGCGAGATCGTCAAAGCCTTGCTGGACAACGAATTAAGCGTCAGCTATGCGGAAGTCACCGCTGCGCATGGACATGACGCATTCCTGATGCCCGACCCACACTACCACCAGATTCTGCGTGCCTATCTCGCCAAGATCGATACAGGAGCCAGCGCATGA
- a CDS encoding gamma carbonic anhydrase family protein encodes MSDHHTPQAGSVLAAYQGISPQVGQEVFIHPSAVIIGDVVLGDHASVWPGAVIRGDVNHIRIGEGSNIQDGSILHVSHKSSWEPQGCPLIVGRNVTVGHRVILHGCTLEDECLIGMGSIVMDKVVVQKHVLLGAGSLVPEGKVLESGFLYLGSPARKVRALTEKEIAHFMYSAQHYMRLKQHYLMAVGNAL; translated from the coding sequence ATGTCGGACCATCATACCCCGCAAGCGGGTTCTGTGCTTGCCGCCTACCAGGGAATCTCGCCGCAAGTCGGGCAGGAAGTTTTCATCCATCCTTCTGCAGTGATCATCGGGGATGTGGTGCTGGGTGACCATGCCTCAGTCTGGCCGGGCGCTGTGATCCGCGGCGATGTCAATCATATCCGTATCGGCGAGGGCAGCAATATCCAGGATGGTTCCATCCTTCACGTCAGCCACAAATCCAGTTGGGAGCCACAGGGCTGCCCCCTGATTGTTGGTCGCAATGTTACTGTCGGTCATAGAGTCATTCTGCATGGTTGCACGCTGGAAGACGAATGCCTGATCGGCATGGGCAGTATTGTCATGGACAAGGTTGTCGTACAAAAGCATGTGTTGCTCGGCGCAGGCAGTCTGGTGCCGGAAGGCAAGGTGCTGGAAAGCGGCTTTCTCTATCTGGGCAGTCCCGCGCGCAAGGTGAGGGCGCTGACGGAAAAGGAAATCGCCCATTTCATGTATTCGGCCCAGCATTACATGCGCCTGAAACAGCATTACCTGATGGCTGTCGGCAATGCGCTGTAG
- a CDS encoding DUF2127 domain-containing protein: MSASVRTIAVFEASKGIIVLAASLALFRYINADWQSHAETFIRHLHLNPANHYPRILLHWAGNITEPRLAVLAFGAIFYAVIRLLEAYGLWLGRHWAVVLGMASAGLYLPFEILELLAHFSWLGFAVFAANIVIVAILWRHHR; this comes from the coding sequence ATGTCGGCGAGCGTACGTACCATTGCCGTATTCGAGGCCAGCAAGGGCATCATAGTACTCGCTGCATCGCTGGCACTATTCCGCTACATCAATGCAGATTGGCAAAGCCATGCGGAAACATTTATCCGCCACCTACACCTCAACCCTGCCAACCATTACCCACGCATCCTGTTGCACTGGGCGGGCAACATCACTGAGCCCAGGTTAGCGGTACTGGCATTCGGCGCCATATTCTATGCCGTCATCCGCCTGCTGGAAGCCTACGGCCTATGGCTGGGCCGGCATTGGGCTGTCGTGCTCGGCATGGCCAGCGCTGGACTTTACCTGCCATTCGAGATACTGGAATTGCTCGCGCATTTCAGCTGGCTCGGGTTTGCGGTATTTGCCGCCAATATCGTGATCGTGGCCATCCTCTGGCGCCATCACCGCTAA
- the prfA gene encoding peptide chain release factor 1 codes for MKPSMIKKLATLSERLDELNRLLSSEDVTNDIDNYRKITREHAEITPIVEQFRAYEQAEIDIKEAQAMLADPEMKEFAQEETEAGKQKLDDIEKQLQKLLLPKDPNDERNIFLEIRAGTGGDESALFAGDLFRMYSRYAERQGWKVEIVSANESEVGGYKEIIAKIEGFGAYSKLKFESGGHRVQRVPETETQGRIHTSACTVAVLPEVDEVSDVTINPADIRIDTFRASGAGGQHINKTDSAVRITHFPTGIVVECQDGRSQHSNKAQAMQVLAARIKAKQVDEQQSKIASERRSLIGSGDRSERIRTYNYPQGRITDHRINLTLYKIDAITEGDMDELINALAAEHQADLLATLGEDN; via the coding sequence ATGAAACCTTCAATGATCAAAAAGCTCGCCACTTTGAGCGAGCGCCTCGACGAACTGAACCGCCTGCTGTCCAGTGAGGACGTGACTAACGACATCGACAATTATCGCAAGATCACGCGCGAACATGCCGAAATCACACCCATCGTCGAACAGTTCCGCGCCTACGAGCAAGCTGAAATCGATATCAAGGAAGCCCAGGCCATGTTGGCCGACCCGGAGATGAAGGAGTTTGCACAAGAGGAAACCGAGGCAGGCAAACAAAAACTCGACGACATCGAGAAACAGTTGCAGAAGCTGCTGCTGCCCAAGGACCCCAACGACGAGCGCAACATCTTCCTGGAAATCCGCGCGGGCACCGGTGGCGACGAATCTGCGCTGTTCGCGGGCGACCTGTTCCGAATGTATTCACGCTATGCAGAACGTCAAGGCTGGAAAGTCGAGATCGTCTCCGCCAATGAATCCGAAGTGGGCGGGTACAAGGAAATCATCGCCAAAATCGAGGGCTTCGGTGCCTACTCCAAACTCAAGTTCGAATCCGGCGGACACCGTGTGCAACGTGTTCCGGAAACCGAGACCCAGGGTCGCATCCACACCTCGGCCTGCACCGTGGCGGTATTGCCGGAAGTGGACGAGGTCAGCGATGTCACCATCAACCCGGCAGATATTCGTATCGATACCTTCCGCGCCTCTGGTGCCGGCGGACAGCATATCAACAAGACCGATTCTGCTGTGCGTATCACCCACTTCCCCACCGGCATCGTGGTGGAATGCCAGGATGGCCGCAGCCAGCACTCCAACAAGGCTCAGGCAATGCAAGTGCTCGCTGCACGCATCAAGGCCAAGCAAGTTGACGAGCAACAAAGCAAGATCGCCAGCGAGCGCCGCAGCCTGATCGGCTCAGGAGACCGTAGTGAGCGCATACGCACTTACAACTACCCGCAAGGTCGCATCACCGACCATCGCATCAACCTGACGCTGTACAAGATTGATGCCATCACCGAAGGCGACATGGATGAGCTGATCAATGCCCTGGCGGCAGAACACCAGGCCGACCTGCTCGCCACGCTGGGCGAAGACAACTAA
- the blaOXA gene encoding class D beta-lactamase gives MKYVLAIVVALLVFPVEAADWKERGDIGALFKSAGINGTFVLYDIADDAYIGYNQSRAETRFVPASTFKIPNTLIGLSVGAVKDVDEVLPYGGQPQFMKEWEEDMGLRKAIALSNVPIYQHLAQRIGLEHMRENIMKMDYGNKEIGSQVDRFWLDGPLKVSAIEQARFLARLAQGILPFPAALQASVREIVQVDQGKDWVLYGKTGWESAPNPGVGWWVGWVHKNNRIYTFALNMDVHSAVDADKRVVLGRKSLALLGVL, from the coding sequence ATGAAATATGTACTGGCTATCGTTGTTGCCTTGCTTGTTTTCCCGGTTGAGGCCGCCGACTGGAAGGAGCGTGGCGATATTGGCGCACTTTTCAAAAGTGCGGGCATCAACGGAACATTTGTTCTTTATGATATTGCCGATGATGCATATATTGGCTACAACCAATCCAGGGCTGAGACGAGGTTTGTCCCGGCTTCAACCTTCAAGATTCCAAATACGCTGATTGGGCTCTCGGTTGGCGCGGTTAAGGATGTGGATGAAGTCCTGCCTTACGGCGGCCAGCCACAGTTTATGAAAGAGTGGGAAGAGGATATGGGCTTGAGAAAAGCCATTGCCCTGTCCAATGTTCCGATTTATCAACATCTCGCGCAGCGTATTGGGCTGGAGCACATGCGGGAAAACATCATGAAAATGGATTACGGGAACAAGGAGATTGGTTCCCAGGTGGATCGTTTCTGGCTCGATGGCCCGCTCAAGGTCAGCGCGATAGAGCAGGCTCGGTTCCTTGCCAGGTTGGCTCAGGGCATATTGCCGTTCCCCGCAGCGTTGCAGGCAAGCGTCAGGGAAATTGTCCAGGTGGATCAGGGTAAGGACTGGGTGCTATATGGCAAAACCGGTTGGGAGAGTGCCCCTAATCCCGGAGTCGGATGGTGGGTGGGATGGGTGCATAAAAACAATCGTATTTACACATTCGCCTTGAATATGGATGTTCATAGCGCCGTTGATGCAGACAAGCGAGTGGTGCTTGGCAGGAAAAGCCTTGCACTGTTGGGAGTATTGTAA
- the prmC gene encoding peptide chain release factor N(5)-glutamine methyltransferase — translation MAKLKHLVSCAANRLQQASGLDLNEARIEIRALMQHSLGDVDHAWLIAHGDEAVTDALRARFESLLARRIEGEPVAHILGRREFYGRDFIVTPDTLIPRSDTETLVEAALDRIPVGQTCEILDMGTGTGAIGITLALERPQAKVTIVDYSEAALAIARENARQLSAHNVTALRSDWFSALGGRCFDLIVSNPPYIEAADPHLQQGDLRFEPIAALASGADGLDDIRILSAQAADHLITNGWLMLEHGYQQGAAVRSLLQQHGFANIGTATDLAGHERVTLGQLA, via the coding sequence ATGGCCAAGCTCAAGCACCTCGTGTCATGCGCCGCCAACCGCCTGCAGCAAGCCAGTGGCCTGGATCTGAACGAGGCACGCATAGAAATCCGCGCACTCATGCAGCACAGTCTTGGCGACGTCGACCACGCCTGGTTGATTGCACATGGCGATGAAGCCGTGACAGATGCGCTTCGCGCACGGTTTGAATCATTGCTCGCCCGGCGCATTGAGGGGGAGCCCGTTGCCCACATCCTGGGCAGGCGCGAATTCTATGGCAGGGATTTCATCGTAACGCCAGACACCTTGATCCCACGGTCCGATACCGAAACCCTGGTGGAAGCCGCCCTTGATCGCATCCCAGTTGGCCAAACCTGCGAGATCCTCGACATGGGCACCGGCACAGGGGCGATCGGCATCACGCTGGCGCTCGAACGGCCGCAAGCCAAGGTCACCATCGTGGATTATTCGGAAGCCGCGCTCGCGATTGCCAGGGAGAATGCCCGGCAATTATCCGCGCACAATGTCACAGCGCTCCGCAGCGACTGGTTCAGCGCCCTGGGCGGCCGGTGTTTCGACCTCATCGTCAGCAATCCTCCTTACATCGAAGCCGCCGACCCGCACCTGCAGCAAGGCGACCTGCGCTTTGAGCCCATCGCCGCCCTGGCCTCCGGCGCAGACGGCCTGGATGACATCCGCATCCTCAGTGCGCAAGCCGCGGACCATCTCATTACCAACGGCTGGCTCATGCTGGAACACGGCTATCAGCAAGGCGCTGCGGTGCGCTCTCTCCTGCAACAGCATGGTTTTGCCAATATCGGCACCGCGACTGATCTGGCAGGGCATGAAAGAGTGACGCTAGGACAACTCGCCTAA
- the rpe gene encoding ribulose-phosphate 3-epimerase produces MAKPFRIAPSILSANFAKLGQEITDVITSGADIVHFDVMDNHYVPNLTIGPLVCEAIRPVTDAIIDVHLMVKPVDRIIPDFAKAGANIITFHPEASDHIDRSLSLIRDNGCKSGLVFNPATPLSYLDYVMDKIDMVLLMSVNPGFGGQKFIPGTLDKLREARARIDAYTEKTGREIWLEIDGGVNPSNIAEIARAGADTFVAGSAVFGAGKDTDPNRYDTVIGALRAELAKV; encoded by the coding sequence ATGGCTAAACCATTCAGAATTGCCCCTAGTATCCTTTCCGCCAACTTTGCCAAGCTGGGCCAGGAAATTACCGATGTGATCACTTCCGGCGCGGATATTGTCCACTTTGACGTGATGGACAACCATTATGTTCCCAATCTGACCATTGGTCCGTTGGTTTGTGAGGCTATCCGCCCCGTCACGGATGCCATTATTGATGTGCATTTGATGGTGAAACCCGTTGACCGCATCATTCCTGACTTTGCCAAGGCTGGTGCCAATATCATTACTTTTCATCCGGAAGCTTCCGATCATATCGATCGCAGTTTGTCACTGATTCGTGACAACGGCTGTAAGTCAGGCTTGGTGTTCAATCCTGCGACGCCGCTGTCCTACCTGGACTACGTCATGGACAAGATCGACATGGTATTGCTGATGTCCGTGAACCCAGGCTTCGGTGGCCAGAAGTTCATTCCCGGCACGCTGGACAAGTTGCGTGAGGCGCGTGCCCGTATCGATGCCTACACGGAGAAGACCGGCCGCGAAATCTGGCTGGAAATCGACGGTGGTGTGAATCCATCCAACATCGCTGAAATCGCCCGTGCTGGCGCCGACACTTTTGTGGCAGGCTCTGCCGTGTTTGGCGCAGGAAAGGATACCGATCCCAACCGTTATGACACTGTCATCGGCGCATTGCGTGCTGAGTTGGCCAAAGTATAG